In Thiospirochaeta perfilievii, a single window of DNA contains:
- a CDS encoding CheR family methyltransferase: MSVLTDIEFGKFKDLIYKASGIHFTESNRTILESRIREKLRKSSFENVNEFYDLINRDEGELKLFLDSITTNLTRFFRNNAHYSAFEHHVIPDLIEYKRKTGNKVIRCWSAGCSTGEEPYTNAMVLKEFLPPDFKIEVVASDLSLKSLMTAQEGFYSDLKVKGIPPEYLAKYFIKATGGYKVKDEIKKLIAFDYHNLKFDSGKRNLDIVFCRNVLIYFDEAAQKNVIDRFWDAMSNHSYLFIGHSESLFGMKTSFEFIRTEWACLYGKNL; encoded by the coding sequence ATGTCAGTTTTAACAGATATCGAGTTTGGAAAATTCAAAGATCTCATATATAAGGCTAGTGGTATTCATTTTACAGAATCCAATAGAACTATACTTGAAAGTCGTATTAGAGAGAAATTAAGAAAATCTTCCTTTGAAAATGTTAATGAGTTTTATGACTTAATTAATAGGGATGAAGGAGAGCTAAAACTATTTCTTGACTCTATTACAACAAATTTAACTCGTTTTTTTAGAAATAATGCTCATTATAGTGCATTTGAACACCATGTGATTCCTGACTTAATAGAATATAAGAGAAAAACAGGAAATAAGGTTATTAGGTGTTGGAGTGCTGGTTGTTCAACAGGTGAAGAACCTTATACCAACGCTATGGTACTAAAGGAGTTTTTACCTCCTGATTTTAAAATTGAAGTAGTTGCATCAGATCTGAGCTTAAAATCATTAATGACAGCTCAAGAGGGTTTTTACTCAGATTTAAAAGTAAAAGGAATTCCCCCTGAGTACTTAGCTAAATATTTTATTAAGGCTACCGGTGGTTACAAAGTAAAGGATGAGATAAAAAAGTTAATAGCATTTGATTATCATAATCTTAAGTTTGATAGTGGTAAAAGAAATCTTGATATTGTATTTTGTCGAAATGTTTTAATATATTTTGATGAAGCAGCACAAAAAAATGTAATAGATCGTTTTTGGGATGCTATGAGCAACCACTCCTATCTCTTTATTGGTCATTCCGAATCTCTTTTTGGGATGAAGACCTCTTTTGAGTTTATACGGACTGAGTGGGCATGTTTATATGGCAAAAACTTGTAA
- a CDS encoding protein-glutamate methylesterase/protein-glutamine glutaminase gives MNKISVMVVDDSVLMRKLIGKILEDDLDIEVVAKAMNGKFALSKMKTHEPDIIILDLEMPEMDGITFLKEKHKLNNNIPVIILSSIATKGAAITMEALSLGASDFVTKPSGSVSLDISDIGEKLKSLVKAYGRDYVRRHKTTRATAVENIRPSFSSSSEPKASISTSSDDWEKITPISKPGKFELLAIGISTGGPNALRKVFAMIPEDFPLPIVVVQHMPAGFTKEFAKGLDRISSLEVKEAEDGDLIKKGRILIAPGDRHIKVEKKSLGGVIRLDDSALVSGHKPSADVLFESVAANYGKNAIAVIMTGMGKDGAKKIGEVYRAGGYTLGQNQESCVVYGMPKVAFEHGYIHEQFSLIDLPSKLEALVTSGA, from the coding sequence ATGAATAAGATTTCTGTAATGGTTGTTGATGACTCAGTTTTAATGAGAAAGCTCATTGGGAAAATATTGGAGGATGATCTTGATATAGAAGTTGTAGCAAAGGCGATGAATGGAAAATTTGCTCTATCCAAAATGAAAACCCATGAGCCAGACATAATAATATTAGATTTAGAAATGCCAGAAATGGATGGAATAACATTTTTAAAAGAGAAACATAAGTTAAATAATAATATTCCTGTTATCATTTTGTCCTCAATAGCGACTAAGGGTGCGGCTATAACAATGGAAGCGTTAAGTTTAGGAGCTTCTGATTTTGTTACTAAGCCTTCTGGATCAGTCTCTTTAGATATATCGGATATTGGGGAAAAGCTAAAATCTTTAGTAAAGGCATATGGTCGTGACTACGTTAGAAGGCATAAAACGACTAGGGCAACAGCTGTAGAGAATATTAGACCTTCATTTAGTTCGAGTAGTGAGCCAAAGGCAAGTATTTCTACTAGTAGTGATGATTGGGAAAAAATTACTCCAATCTCAAAGCCCGGTAAGTTTGAGTTGTTGGCGATAGGAATTTCAACTGGGGGACCAAATGCTTTACGTAAAGTTTTTGCAATGATACCAGAAGACTTTCCTCTTCCTATAGTTGTTGTTCAGCATATGCCTGCAGGTTTTACAAAAGAGTTTGCAAAGGGTTTAGATCGAATATCTTCTTTAGAGGTTAAAGAGGCTGAAGATGGAGATTTAATTAAAAAAGGTAGAATTCTAATAGCACCTGGTGACAGACATATTAAAGTTGAAAAGAAGTCTCTTGGTGGAGTAATTCGCTTAGATGACTCAGCTCTTGTTAGTGGTCATAAACCCTCAGCGGATGTTCTTTTTGAATCAGTTGCAGCAAATTATGGCAAAAATGCTATTGCTGTAATTATGACTGGAATGGGTAAGGATGGAGCAAAAAAAATTGGTGAGGTTTATAGAGCTGGAGGCTACACTTTAGGGCAAAATCAAGAGTCTTGTGTTGTATATGGTATGCCCAAAGTTGCCTTTGAGCATGGTTATATTCATGAGCAATTTTCTCTTATAGACCTGCCTAGTAAACTAGAAGCTTTAGTTACAAGCGGTGCATGA
- a CDS encoding SoxR reducing system RseC family protein yields the protein MHNIAIVNRVEGNNFFLVHIKDYDKKEKTERDFWKIKNQEFQSLNPENLNLLEGEAVEYYIPEGKTIVASFTILILPLITFLLSFGILKLIGLESEKLISLISISLMLASFSFNKLLKKIGIKETLPVITKKITKDNLKVIQSECKDCGSCTACN from the coding sequence ATGCATAATATAGCAATAGTTAATAGAGTAGAAGGTAACAATTTTTTTTTAGTTCATATAAAAGATTATGATAAAAAAGAGAAGACTGAAAGGGATTTTTGGAAGATTAAGAACCAAGAGTTTCAAAGTTTAAACCCAGAAAATTTAAATCTATTAGAAGGGGAAGCTGTAGAGTATTATATACCAGAAGGAAAGACTATTGTTGCTAGTTTTACAATATTAATATTGCCGCTAATAACATTTCTTCTCTCCTTTGGTATTTTAAAACTTATAGGTCTAGAGTCTGAGAAATTAATCTCTCTTATTTCTATATCATTAATGCTCGCTAGTTTTTCTTTTAATAAACTATTAAAAAAGATAGGCATAAAAGAGACCTTACCTGTAATTACAAAGAAAATAACTAAAGATAACTTAAAAGTTATTCAAAGCGAATGCAAAGATTGTGGATCATGCACCGCTTGTAACTAA
- a CDS encoding TIGR00282 family metallophosphoesterase codes for MSYKILFIGEIVGKFGVYAVRKGIKQLKEKHGIEFVIANANGATGGFGMGKNHAIALKNAGVDVLTGGDYTFFKKDLVDFLPKTSFVLRPANYTPKTPGKGWGIYKFNDKKIGVINLLGPSGINRNHPSNPFTYVESLIEKVKSMSDIVIINFHSKTTAEKQLMYHIVDGKCQALIGSGSKSITSDVKVSDKKTAYITDTGRTGSSTAPGGLSGDIEIEKLITGIPKRSKDINKDLELQGVIITFNDKNEPISNELVRLPIKREENA; via the coding sequence ATGAGCTATAAAATATTATTTATCGGTGAAATCGTAGGTAAATTTGGTGTTTATGCTGTTAGAAAAGGCATAAAACAACTTAAAGAGAAACACGGTATTGAGTTTGTTATTGCAAATGCAAATGGGGCCACAGGTGGCTTTGGAATGGGTAAAAACCATGCTATTGCCCTTAAGAATGCAGGTGTAGACGTATTAACAGGAGGAGATTATACCTTTTTCAAAAAAGACCTTGTAGATTTCCTTCCAAAGACATCTTTTGTATTACGACCTGCTAACTATACTCCTAAAACTCCAGGAAAAGGTTGGGGTATATATAAATTCAATGATAAAAAAATTGGAGTGATAAACCTGCTAGGACCATCAGGCATAAACAGGAACCATCCTAGTAATCCATTTACCTATGTTGAGAGTTTAATAGAAAAAGTTAAATCAATGAGTGACATAGTTATTATTAATTTTCACTCAAAAACTACTGCAGAAAAGCAGCTAATGTATCACATTGTAGATGGTAAGTGCCAAGCCTTAATAGGTTCTGGGTCTAAATCAATTACCTCTGATGTTAAGGTATCAGACAAAAAGACAGCTTATATAACTGACACAGGAAGGACGGGTAGTTCTACAGCTCCTGGTGGACTTTCTGGGGATATAGAGATAGAAAAACTAATAACAGGAATACCTAAAAGATCAAAGGATATTAATAAAGACCTTGAGTTACAGGGTGTGATCATTACCTTTAATGATAAGAATGAACCTATATCAAATGAGTTGGTTAGACTACCAATAAAAAGGGAAGAAAATGCATAA
- a CDS encoding Hsp20/alpha crystallin family protein, whose protein sequence is MKEKKNFDFNKLVDGVIDTAKSITETVIEKSGNFAKDSGIKDLKDYYPFYSWPPLNLYTCDDNSLIYEFGLPGFVKDDISILFEDDYMIFSATLSHIYSTGDETRSFKSKLKLGDIKPQKYYLPDDVYDRKNFSMSMKNGLLRLVFKAIER, encoded by the coding sequence ATGAAGGAAAAGAAAAATTTTGATTTTAATAAACTAGTTGATGGTGTTATTGATACAGCAAAAAGTATTACTGAGACGGTAATTGAAAAGAGTGGAAATTTTGCAAAAGATTCAGGAATAAAAGATCTTAAGGATTATTATCCCTTTTATTCATGGCCTCCATTAAATCTATATACCTGCGATGATAACTCCTTAATATACGAATTTGGTCTTCCTGGGTTTGTAAAAGATGATATTTCAATACTCTTTGAAGATGACTATATGATTTTTTCTGCAACGTTATCACACATCTATAGTACAGGGGATGAGACCCGGTCTTTTAAATCTAAGTTAAAACTAGGTGATATTAAGCCTCAAAAGTACTACCTACCTGATGATGTGTATGATAGAAAAAACTTTTCTATGAGTATGAAAAATGGCCTTTTAAGATTGGTTTTTAAAGCAATAGAGAGATGA
- the ispF gene encoding 2-C-methyl-D-erythritol 2,4-cyclodiphosphate synthase, whose protein sequence is MRVGLGYDLHKLVPERDLVIGGVTLPYHLGEEAHSDGDVLIHAIIDSLFGALALGDIGTHFPPSDNKWKNISSMILLEECYKKVVATGYKIGNIDCTIILERPKIKPYVLEIRENISKALNIPLSKLSIKGKTKEGVDATGENRAIEAHVISLLL, encoded by the coding sequence ATGAGGGTAGGACTAGGTTATGACTTACATAAACTTGTACCCGAAAGAGACCTAGTTATTGGAGGAGTGACTCTTCCCTATCATTTAGGTGAAGAGGCTCACTCCGACGGCGATGTTTTAATTCATGCTATTATTGACTCACTGTTTGGAGCATTGGCACTTGGAGATATAGGAACACACTTCCCCCCATCAGACAATAAATGGAAAAATATCTCCAGTATGATACTCCTTGAAGAGTGTTATAAAAAAGTAGTAGCTACAGGTTACAAAATAGGAAATATTGATTGTACAATAATACTTGAGAGACCTAAAATAAAACCCTATGTTTTAGAAATTAGAGAAAATATTTCTAAAGCCTTGAACATTCCACTTTCCAAACTATCTATTAAGGGTAAAACAAAAGAAGGTGTAGATGCAACTGGAGAAAATAGAGCTATCGAGGCCCATGTCATCTCTCTATTGCTTTAA
- a CDS encoding CarD family transcriptional regulator codes for MAKKTKNAFTENQYIVYPLQGVGKIEALQERLFKGENTLYYVIYLEESEMTIMVPVDKAEELGIRPVISKNNANKALKTLSEDDDAVITDWKLRYQTNIDLLKTGDTLNIAKVVRMLYRRSKLKELPILERKLYDNALSLLRNELSISLELSKDDTDQIIFSTMEK; via the coding sequence ATGGCTAAAAAGACTAAAAATGCATTTACAGAAAATCAATACATTGTTTATCCCCTACAAGGTGTTGGTAAAATAGAAGCACTACAAGAAAGATTATTTAAGGGTGAGAATACACTCTATTATGTAATATATCTTGAAGAATCAGAAATGACAATAATGGTACCAGTAGACAAGGCTGAGGAACTTGGAATAAGACCTGTAATATCAAAAAACAATGCAAATAAAGCATTAAAAACATTATCAGAAGATGATGATGCTGTGATTACAGATTGGAAACTAAGATATCAAACCAATATAGACCTATTAAAAACTGGTGATACATTAAACATTGCTAAAGTGGTTAGAATGCTTTATAGAAGAAGTAAATTAAAAGAACTTCCTATACTAGAAAGAAAACTATATGATAATGCACTTTCATTACTACGTAACGAACTTTCAATATCTCTAGAACTCTCTAAAGACGATACAGACCAAATTATTTTTAGTACAATGGAAAAGTGA
- a CDS encoding peptide ABC transporter substrate-binding protein — MIKKITIFLILLQMVFIINAQNNEFNIAVSSLDLTLNPFYTYTANEAQFLSGIYEGLVSYNPQDLTPEPALAESWRVSEDKKKYFFKIRKDLKFSNGESITSETFRDSFLKAINPDTQAEFASLLDIIKNAKDYRTGKNRDVESVGISTDGEDTLIFTLEKRAPYFTKILCHHTFTPIPTSLLNQKVWSIDQVVSSGPYLIKKNESQITLLKNPKYWDKENVYFDKINIKSYTSSTDATADYNRGDIDWLTDNAIDLNSVSDLETLKVNPLFATTFYYFNSSYKEYKSAKIRKAISLLIPWNKIREKQYIPANSLIPSLSNFPKNIINSEQNIEEALKILADEGYKNGKGLSDIILSIPKNTYSDSYISSVIKENIEKYSSIKVIIKETSYPDFFTINRSEEFTISTLSWIGDFADPLTFLEMWTSNSNLNDSNFRSIEFDELIENSSNLTQDERYEQLSQGEKLLLENSIVLPINHSPGINVIDTRYINGWYTNTLDIHPFKYLRVVDKHIIYGLI; from the coding sequence TGGTGTTTATTATTAATGCACAGAACAATGAATTTAACATAGCTGTATCATCATTAGATTTAACACTAAACCCTTTCTACACATATACAGCTAACGAGGCACAATTTTTATCAGGTATTTATGAAGGTTTAGTTTCATACAACCCCCAAGACCTTACCCCAGAACCTGCTCTAGCAGAATCCTGGAGAGTCTCAGAGGATAAAAAAAAATATTTTTTCAAAATTAGAAAGGATTTAAAATTTAGTAATGGAGAGAGTATAACCTCAGAAACATTTAGAGACAGTTTTTTAAAAGCCATTAACCCAGATACCCAGGCTGAATTTGCCTCCCTTTTAGATATTATTAAAAATGCAAAGGATTACAGAACTGGAAAAAACAGAGATGTAGAGAGTGTAGGTATATCCACCGATGGAGAGGATACACTAATATTTACACTTGAAAAAAGAGCTCCATACTTCACAAAAATTCTATGTCACCATACTTTCACCCCAATACCAACCTCTCTTCTCAATCAAAAGGTGTGGTCAATAGATCAAGTTGTCTCATCAGGACCATACCTAATAAAGAAAAATGAATCTCAAATAACGCTGCTAAAGAACCCTAAATATTGGGATAAAGAGAATGTATACTTTGATAAGATTAACATAAAGAGTTACACCAGTAGCACGGATGCCACCGCAGACTATAACAGAGGGGATATTGACTGGTTAACCGATAACGCTATTGATCTAAATAGCGTATCAGACCTAGAGACACTAAAAGTAAACCCACTTTTTGCCACAACATTTTACTACTTCAACTCTAGCTACAAGGAGTATAAGTCTGCAAAAATACGAAAGGCGATCTCATTACTAATACCTTGGAACAAAATTAGAGAAAAACAGTATATACCCGCAAATTCTTTAATCCCATCCCTATCAAATTTTCCAAAAAACATTATAAATAGTGAGCAAAACATAGAAGAAGCACTAAAAATTCTTGCAGATGAGGGATATAAAAATGGAAAAGGTCTATCGGATATTATTCTTTCTATACCTAAAAACACCTATTCCGACTCATATATAAGCAGTGTTATAAAAGAAAACATAGAGAAATACAGTAGTATCAAAGTGATAATAAAAGAGACATCCTATCCTGATTTTTTTACTATAAATAGAAGCGAAGAGTTTACAATAAGTACACTCTCTTGGATTGGAGATTTTGCAGACCCTCTAACATTTCTTGAAATGTGGACAAGTAATAGCAACCTAAATGACTCAAACTTTAGAAGTATAGAGTTTGATGAACTTATTGAAAATTCATCAAACCTAACCCAAGATGAGCGTTATGAACAACTATCCCAAGGAGAAAAACTTCTACTAGAGAACAGTATTGTACTTCCTATAAATCACTCTCCTGGAATAAATGTAATAGATACAAGATACATTAATGGCTGGTATACAAATACATTAGATATACACCCTTTTAAATACTTAAGAGTTGTAGATAAACATATAATATATGGTTTAATTTAA